From the genome of Malus domestica chromosome 04, GDT2T_hap1, one region includes:
- the LOC103433614 gene encoding trihelix transcription factor GT-3b-like — protein MEHHPHHYQRHQQQHHQQLQLQQQQQQLQQQHLSTVTVHVDTSDRFPQWSVQETKDLLLIRAELDQTFMETKRNKLLWEVISTKMKEKGHHRSAEQCKCKWKNLVTRYKGFETMEPEAMRQQFPFYNELQEIFAARMQRMLWAEESGAASGSKKKTLSSDDEEDNEDSEAENKGSTGKNKKKKMKMSNIGSSSASGNNVRELLEEFMKQQMQMEMQWREEFQARENERRLKEMEWRQKMEALENERIMMETRWREREEQRRMREEARAEKRDVLITALLNKLRREDM, from the exons ATGGAACATCATCCTCATCATTATCAACGTCATCAGCAGCAACACCATCAGCAGCTTCAGCTtcaacaacagcagcagcagcttcAGCAGCAACATCTTAGTACTGTGACTGTACACGTGGACACGAGTGATAGGTTCCCTCAATGGAGCGTGCAGGAGACGAAGGACTTGCTTCTGATCAGAGCCGAGCTAGATCAGACTTTCATGGAGACGAAGAGAAACAAGCTTCTGTGGGAAGTGATTTCTACgaagatgaaggaaaaaggTCACCATCGCAGCGCCGAACAGTGCAAGTGCAAGTGGAAAAACCTCGTTACTCGTTACAAG ggttttgagaCAATGGAGCCGGAAGCTATGAGGCAGCAATTCCCGTTTTACAACGAGCTACAAGAGATTTTCGCTGCACGGATGCAGAGAATGCTGTGGGCAGAAGAAAGCGGAGCTGCAAGCGGGTCGAAGAAGAAAACGCTTTCTTCAGACGACGAGGAAGATAACGAGGATAGCGAGGCAGAGAATAAGGGAAGCACggggaagaacaagaagaagaagatgaagatgagcaATATAGGAAGCAGCAGCGCAAGTGGAAATAATGTAAGGGAGTTATTGGAAGAGTTCATGAAGCAACAAATGCAAATGGAGATGCAATGGAGAGAGGAGTTTCAAGCGAGGGAGAATGAGAGGCGGTTGAAGGAGATGGAGTGGAGGCAGAAGATGGAAGCATTAGAGAACGAGAGGATAATGATGGAGACGAGatggagggagagggaggagcaAAGGAGGATGAGGGAGGAGGCTAGGGCTGAGAAAAGGGATGTTCTTATTACTGCTTTGCTAAACAAGCTTAGAAGAGAGGATATGTAG